In Populus alba chromosome 1, ASM523922v2, whole genome shotgun sequence, a single window of DNA contains:
- the LOC118032978 gene encoding phytochromobilin:ferredoxin oxidoreductase, chloroplastic: MDLRSSLLTSSLSSSLIKPQLLTSSLITNSIIPNCTSKKCKSRHVLKASAGPFSYQKFIHFALDETKRRTLLVPSPLQEKYSSMTAMDGTTELQMLSFQAPKMRLLRSLSIENEAIQILDFAVFSRPEFDVPIFCANFFTTATMNIIVLDLNPLHNVIDQRNYKEKYFKRLIPLGLRYSELFPWGGKLTSESLKFFSPIVIWTKFPPSQDRYECLYSAFKEYYKAWLELIAQAPEEIDASYIKCNREAQHKYLTWRAEKDPGHGILKRLIGERHAQDLVRNFLFNGLDELGSKGFLDYFPEYRCEDGSVNDKRSILGKSFENRPWDARGEFIGGDIKI; encoded by the exons ATGGACTTACGTTCTTCTTTACTAACCTCTTCCTTATCTTCTTCACTAATAAAACCTCAGTTACTAACCAGCAGCTTAATCACAAACAGCATCATCCCTAATTGCACAAGCAAGAAGTGTAAATCTCGTCATGTCTTGAAAGCCTCTGCAGGTCCCTTTTCTTACCAGAAGTTCATTCATTTCGCCCTCGACGAAACCAAACGGCGAACCCTTTTGGTCCCTTCTCCTCTCcag GAGAAATATAGCTCCATGACTGCAATGGATGGAACAACAGAACTTCAGATGCTTTCATTCCAAGCCCCCAAGATGAGACTCCTACGTAGTTTGAGCATTGAAAATGAAGCAATCCAG attttggattttgctgtttTTTCCAGACCTGAATTTGATGTACCCATATTTTGTGCCAACTTTTTCACCACTGCTACCATGAACATCATTGTGTT GGACCTCAACCCCTTGCACAATGTCATTGACCAAAGAAACTACAAGGAAAAGTACTTTAAGAGATTAATTCCTTTAGGTCTCAGGTATAGCGAG CTTTTTCCTTGGGGAGGAAAGCTCACAAGCGAGTCCTTGAAGTTTTTCTCACCGATCGTGATATGGACCAAGTTTCCTCCGAGTCAGGATAGATATGAATGTTTATATTCTGCTTTCAAAGAGTACTACAAG GCATGGCTTGAATTGATTGCCCAAGCACCAGAGGAGATAGATGCATCTTATATTAAATGCAATCGTGAAGCACAGCATAAGTATCTAACATGGAGAGCAGAAAAG GATCCCGGCCATGGAATTCTTAAAAGGTTGATTGGAGAAAGGCATGCACAG GACTTGGTTAGAAACTTCCTCTTCAATGGACTTGATGAACTAGGAAGTAAAGGGTTTTTGGATTACTTTCCAGAATATCGCTGTGAAGATGGGTCTGTAAATGACAAGCGCAGCATCCTTGGAAAG
- the LOC118032976 gene encoding sugar transport protein 14 — translation MAGGAFADGATLKRAHLYEYKTTGYFIFSCLVAAMGGSLFGYDLGVSGGVTSMDDFLKKFFPQVYRRKQQHLHETDYCKYDNQILTLFTSSLYFGALIFTFAASHLTRSKGRKASIICGSLSFFCGAIINAFAMNIAMLIIGRLLLGVGIGFSNQAVPLYLSEMAPAKTRGRYNQLFQLTTCLGILVANLVNYGTEKIHPWGWRLSLGSATIPAILMGVGALFLPETPNSLVEQGKLEEGRKVLEKVRGTTNVDAEFADLIDASNEAKAIKHPFRNLLTRKNRPQLIIGALGIPMFQQLTGMNSILFYAPVFFQSLGFGSGTSLYSSVITSGALVVGALTSMALVDKFGRRTFFIEASIEMFCYMVALAITLALKFGQGVNLPKAISVFLVIIICLFCFAYGRSWGPLGWLVPSELFPLETRSAGQSIVVCVNMIFTALIAQCFLVSLCHLRYGIFLIFAGLVAFMGSFIFFLLPETKQVPIEEIYILFQNHWFWKKIVGDGTNDDGLDGKKGQPN, via the exons ATGGCAGGAGGGGCGTTTGCTGATGGAGCAACCCTAAAGAGGGCTCATCTCTACGAGTATAAAACCACTGGTTACTTCATCTTTTCTTGCCTTGTTGCAGCAATGGGAGGGTCCCTTTTTGGGTATGATCTTGGTGTATCCG GTGGAGTGACTTCCATGGATGATTTCTTAAAGAAATTCTTTCCACAAGTGTATAGAAGGAAGCAGCAGCATCTCCATGAGACCGATTACTGCAAATATGACAACCAGATACTTACACTATTTACATCTTCATTGTACTTTGGGGCCCTTATTTTCACATTTGCAGCATCCCACTTGACCAGAAGTAAAGGCCGGAAAGCAAGCATAATTTGTGGATCATTAAGCTTCTTTTGTGGAGCTATTATCAATGCATTTGCAATGAATATTGCAATGCTGATCATAGGAAGATTACTTCTTGGGGTAGGCATTGGATTCAGCAACCAG GCAGTTCCCTTGTATCTGTCAGAAATGGCTCCTGCAAAAACCCGTGGCCGATATAATCAGCTGTTTCAATTAACAACCTGCCTGGGGATCCTTGTGGCAAACCTTGTAAATTACGGAACTGAAAAAATCCATCCATGGGGTTGGAGGCTATCTCTTGGTTCAGCTACAATCCCTGCAATTTTAATGGGTGTTGGTGCTCTTTTCCTTCCTGAGACCCCCAACAGCCTTGTAGAACAAGGAAAATTAGAAGAAGGCAGAAAAGTATTGGAGAAAGTTAGAGGTACAACTAACGTTGACGCTGAGTTTGCTGATCTTATTGATGCAAGTAACGAAGCAAAAGCCATAAAGCACCCTTTCAGGAATCTTCTTACACGGAAGAATCGCCCACAATTGATAATAGGCGCTCTGGGAATCCCAATGTTTCAACAGCTCACTGGAATGAATTCTATACTCTTCTATGCTCCTGTCTTCTTCCAAAGCTTGGGTTTTGGGTCAGGAACTTCTCTTTATTCATCTGTCATTACCAGTGGTGCACTTGTTGTCGGAGCCCTCACGTCAATGGCATTAGTAGACAAATTTGGCAGAAGAACTTTCTTTATTGAAGCTAGTATTGAGATGTTCTGCTACATG GTGGCTTTGGCTATAACTCTGGCCCTGAAGTTTGGACAAGGAGTAAATCTCCCGAAAGCAATCAGCGTGTTCCTCGTCATTATCATTTGCTTGTTTTGCTTTGCTTATGGAAGGTCTTGGGGTCCTCTAGGGTGGTTGGTTCCGAGCGAGCTCTTCCCACTGGAGACAAGGTCAGCTGGCCAAAGCATTGTTGTCTGTGTCAACATGATCTTCACAGCTTTGATAGCACAATGCTTTCTCGTGTCTCTCTGCCATCTTCGTTATGGGATCTTTTTGATCTTTGCCGGCTTGGTCGCTTTCATGGGCAGCTTCATCTTCTTTCTCCTTCCAGAAACAAAGCAAGTTCCAATAGAGGAGATATATATCCTCTTCCAGAACCATTGGTTCTGGAAGAAAATAGTAGGGGATGGCACTAATGATGATGGATTGGATGGAAAGAAGGGACAACCAAATTAG
- the LOC118032977 gene encoding uncharacterized protein At5g02240 translates to MASNLSFTAITDFPLTLEKFPNHPQRIHPFPLLPLNTSSEYGSFKCFASSRRRMASPLVAHAVKEEVIDQSPNSEATLDSETTPPSSSKLVLVVGGSGGVGQLVVAALLNRNIKSRLLLRDPEKAVALFGKQDEEKMQVYKGDTRNPEDLDPSLFEGVTHVICCTGTTAFPSRRWDGDNTPERTDWEGVRNLVSALPSTLKRIVLVSSVGVTKFNELPWSIMNLFGVLKYKKMGEDFVLKSGLPFTIIRPGRLTDGPYTSYDLNTLLKATSGQRRAVVIGQGDKLVGEVSRIVVAEACIQALDIEFTEGEIYEINSVEGEGPGCDPRKWKELFKNPQSQ, encoded by the exons ATGGCTTCCAACCTCTCCTTCACTGCCATCACTGACTTTCCGCTTACACTTGAAAAATTCCCAAATCACCCTCAAAGAATCCATCCCTTTCCTCTTCTACCTCTCAATACCTCTTCTGAGTATGGCTCTTTTAAGTGCTTTGCTAGCTCTAGAAGAAGGATGGCATCACCTTTAGTTGCTCATGCGGTGAAAGAAGAAGTGATTGATCAGTCGCCGAATTCAGAGGCTACCCTTGACTCTGAAACCACCCCTCCTTCTTCCTCCAAGCTTGTTCTCGTCGTTGGTGGCTCTGGTGGTGTCG GGCAGCTTGTAGTGGCAGCATTGCTAAACCGGAATATTAAATCACGTTTGTTACTGCGAGATCCGGAGAAAGCAGTAGCACTGTTTGGCAAACAAGATGAGGAGAAAATGCAG GTATATAAAGGAGACACTCGGAACCCAGAGGATCTAGATCCATCTTTGTTCGAG GGAGTCACACATGTGATCTGCTGCACTGGGACAACAGCTTTTCCTTCAAGGCGATGGGATGGAGATAATACACCAGAAAGAACAG ATTGGGAGGGTGTCAGGAATCTTGTTTCTGCATTGCCCTCAACACTTAAAAGAATTGTTCTTGTTTCATCAGTTGGTGTAACCAAATTCAACGAACTACCATGGAG CATTATGAATCTTTTTGGCGTTCTCAAGTATAAGAAAATGGGGGAAGATTTTGTTCTCAAATCTGGTCTTCCATTTACTATAATAAG ACCTGGTAGATTAACAGATGGACCTTACACATCATATGATCTAAATACCTTGCTCAAAGCTACTTCTGGGCAAAGGCGTGCAGTTGTCATTGGTCAAG GAGATAAGCTTGTTGGAGAAGTTAGCAGAATTGTGGTAGCTGAAGCTTGCATTCAGGCATTGGACATTGAATTTACCGAAGGTGAAATTTATGAAATCAACTCAGTTGAG GGAGAAGGTCCTGGATGTGATCCGCGAAAGTGGAAAGAGCTTTTCAAAAATCCTCAATCACAATGA
- the LOC118032975 gene encoding pseudouridine-5'-phosphate glycosidase isoform X2 — translation MESSSSALSRLSNLHRHLHPPQSNSKIQEGLLKLSPEVAEALSSGHPVVALESTIISHGMPYPKNLKTAKEVEAIVRENGAVPATVAILDGVPCIGLSTGELERLATLGTKAQKTARRDIAHVVANRGNGATTVSATMFFASMVGIHVFVTGGIGGVHRHAMDISSDLTELGRTPVAVISAGVKSILDIPRTLEYLETQGVCVAAYKTNEFPAFFTERSGCKVHCRVDTPDDCARLIDANLKLKLGSGILIAVPIPKEHSASGGLIESAIQIALREARDKNITGNAETPFLLAKVNELTGGASLASNIALVKNNALVGAKIAVALAQLKEHSNRGDAE, via the exons atggagtcTTCGTCATCAGCTCTGTCAAGATTATCGAATTTACATAGGCACCTTCACCCTCCACAATCAAACTCCAAG ATTCAAGAAGGGTTGCTGAAGCTATCTCCAGAGGTTGCTGAAGCTCTTTCATCTGGGCATCCTGTTGTTGCTTTAGAATCCACTATTATTTCTCATG GTATGCCTTATcctaaaaacttgaaaacagCGAAGGAGGTGGAGGCAATTGTGAGGGAGAATGGAGCAGTTCCTGCCACCGTTGCCATTTTAGATGGTGTACCTTGCATAg GTTTGAGTACGGGAGAGCTAGAGAGACTTGCTACTCTTGGAACTAAAGCACAAAAGACTGCTCGGAGAGACATTGCACATGTT GTGGCTAACAGAGGGAATGGTGCTACTACTGTATCTGCAACCATGTTTTTTGCTTCCATG GTTGGTATCCATGTTTTTGTTACTGGGGGAATTGGGGGAGTACATAGACATG CGATGGATATATCTTCTGATCTTACAGAGCTTGGCAGGACTCCAGTTGCAGTAATCTCTGCTGGAGTAAAATCTATATTAGATATTCCCAGAACCCTAGAATATTTG GAGACTCAGGGCGTTTGTGTTGCTGCTTATAAGACCAATGAGTTTCCAGCATTTTTCACAGAGAGAAGTGGCTGCAAG GTACATTGTCGTGTTGACACCCCAGATGACTGTGCTCGGCTAATAG ATGCGAACTTGAAACTTAAGCTTGGATCTGGAATTCTAATTGCAGTTCCAATCCCCAAGGAACACTCAGCTTCTGGAGGCTTAATCGAGTCTGCTATACAAATTGCCCTTAGAGAAGCTAG GGACAAGAATATAACTGGCAATGCTGAAACTCCATTCTTGCTTGCAAAAGTGAACGAACTCACTGGAGGAGCCTCACTGGCATCTA ACATTGCACTTGTGAAGAATAATGCACTTGTTGGTGCTAAGATTGCAGTAGCCCTTGCTCAGCTAAAAGAACATTCTAATAGAG GAGATGCTGAGTGA
- the LOC118032975 gene encoding pseudouridine-5'-phosphate glycosidase isoform X1, with the protein MESSSSALSRLSNLHRHLHPPQSNSKIQEGLLKLSPEVAEALSSGHPVVALESTIISHGMPYPKNLKTAKEVEAIVRENGAVPATVAILDGVPCIGLSTGELERLATLGTKAQKTARRDIAHVVANRGNGATTVSATMFFASMVGIHVFVTGGIGGVHRHGEQTMDISSDLTELGRTPVAVISAGVKSILDIPRTLEYLETQGVCVAAYKTNEFPAFFTERSGCKVHCRVDTPDDCARLIDANLKLKLGSGILIAVPIPKEHSASGGLIESAIQIALREARDKNITGNAETPFLLAKVNELTGGASLASNIALVKNNALVGAKIAVALAQLKEHSNRGDAE; encoded by the exons atggagtcTTCGTCATCAGCTCTGTCAAGATTATCGAATTTACATAGGCACCTTCACCCTCCACAATCAAACTCCAAG ATTCAAGAAGGGTTGCTGAAGCTATCTCCAGAGGTTGCTGAAGCTCTTTCATCTGGGCATCCTGTTGTTGCTTTAGAATCCACTATTATTTCTCATG GTATGCCTTATcctaaaaacttgaaaacagCGAAGGAGGTGGAGGCAATTGTGAGGGAGAATGGAGCAGTTCCTGCCACCGTTGCCATTTTAGATGGTGTACCTTGCATAg GTTTGAGTACGGGAGAGCTAGAGAGACTTGCTACTCTTGGAACTAAAGCACAAAAGACTGCTCGGAGAGACATTGCACATGTT GTGGCTAACAGAGGGAATGGTGCTACTACTGTATCTGCAACCATGTTTTTTGCTTCCATG GTTGGTATCCATGTTTTTGTTACTGGGGGAATTGGGGGAGTACATAGACATGGTGAGCAAA CGATGGATATATCTTCTGATCTTACAGAGCTTGGCAGGACTCCAGTTGCAGTAATCTCTGCTGGAGTAAAATCTATATTAGATATTCCCAGAACCCTAGAATATTTG GAGACTCAGGGCGTTTGTGTTGCTGCTTATAAGACCAATGAGTTTCCAGCATTTTTCACAGAGAGAAGTGGCTGCAAG GTACATTGTCGTGTTGACACCCCAGATGACTGTGCTCGGCTAATAG ATGCGAACTTGAAACTTAAGCTTGGATCTGGAATTCTAATTGCAGTTCCAATCCCCAAGGAACACTCAGCTTCTGGAGGCTTAATCGAGTCTGCTATACAAATTGCCCTTAGAGAAGCTAG GGACAAGAATATAACTGGCAATGCTGAAACTCCATTCTTGCTTGCAAAAGTGAACGAACTCACTGGAGGAGCCTCACTGGCATCTA ACATTGCACTTGTGAAGAATAATGCACTTGTTGGTGCTAAGATTGCAGTAGCCCTTGCTCAGCTAAAAGAACATTCTAATAGAG GAGATGCTGAGTGA
- the LOC118032973 gene encoding protein GAST1 encodes MKMGKSSIVILLCSLLVLVLLGQNQALKTPISASQPQRQGNHAMYGATQGSLRPQECAPRCTTRCSATAYKKPCLFFCQKCCAKCLCVPPGTYGNKQSCPCYNNWKTKRGGPKCP; translated from the exons ATGAAAATGGGCAAATCAAGCATTGTCATTTTGTTATGCTCTCTGCTGGTGCTTGTTCTGCTAGGACAAAACCAG GCTCTTAAAACACCAATCTCAGCTTCACAGCCACAACGACAGGGCAACCATGCAATG TATGGGGCCACTCAAGGCAGTCTTCGTCCTCAGG AATGTGCACCAAGGTGCACCACCAGGTGCTCAGCGACGGCGTACAAGAAGCCATGCTTGTTCTTCTGTCAAAAGTGCTGTGCAAAGTGCTTGTGTGTGCCTCCCGGCACGTATGGGAACAAACAGTCTTGCCCTTGCTACAACAACTGGAAGACCAAGAGAGGAGGGCCCAAATGCCCTTGA